The uncultured Trichococcus sp. DNA segment CGCCAGCATCAACAGGCGTGGTTGCGGCTGCAGCGAACCCTAACAAACAAGTCTTGGCTATGCCATCCGTCCGTCAATACGCACGCGAAAAAGGCATCGACATCACTTCCGTTGTGCCGACTGGAAAAGGCGGCCGTGTATTGAAAGAAGATATCGATAATTTCAGCGGAGTGGCTCCAGTGGCAGCGAAAGCTGTGGCTCCAGCAGTCCAGGCTCAAGCTTCGACACAAGCGGCTCCAGTAGCGGCAGCTGCCCAAGCGACACAAGCTGCAGCACCAGCTCAGCCATTCACTTCCAATATGGGCGAAGCGGAAACACGCCAAAAAATGTCTCCGACAAGAAAAGCGATTGCGAAAGCAATGGTCAACAGCAAGCATACAGCGCCTCACGTAACCTTGTTTGATGAAGTTGAAGTGTCCAAATTATGGGATCACCGCAAGAAATTCAAAGATGTTGCGGCAGCACAAGGAACAAAACTTACTTTCTTACCGTATGTCGTTAAGGCTTTGGCAGCGACTGTACGCGATTTCCCTATCTTGAACGCATCCATAGACGATGCTGCTCAAGAAATCGTATTGAAAAACTACATCAACATCGGTATCGCTACAGACACGGACAACGGCCTGTACGTACCGAACGTTAAGAATGCTGATGCGAAAGGCATGTTCAAAATTGCCGATGAAATCAACAACATGGCAGCTCAAGCCCACGACGGCAAATTGGCAGCTGCGGATATGCGGAACGGTTCTGTTACAATCAGCAATATCGGTTCTGTTGGCGGCGGGTTCTTCACGCCGGTCATCAACTACCCTGAAGTGGCCATCCTAGGTGTTGGAACGATTGCGCAACAAGCTATCGTCAATGCAGAAGGCGAATTGGCAGTCGGTCGCGTAATGAAACTTTCGTTGAGTTTCGACCACCGTATCGTTGACGGCGCAACTGCTCAAAAAGCAATGAACAACATTAAGAGATTATTGGCTGATCCAGAATTATTATTGATGGAAGGGTGAAAATAGACAATGGTAGTAGGCGATTTCGCAGTTGAATTAGATACAGTTGTTGTAGGAGCGGGACCTGGTGGCTATGTAGCTGCCATCCGCGCTGCACAATTAGGGCAAAAAGTAGCGATCATCGAAAGAGAATGGATCGGAGGCGTTTGTTTGAACGTCGGTTGTATCCCTTCAAAAGCATTGATTTCTGCTGGACACCATTACCAAGAAGCTTTGGATTCCTCCGTTTTCGGTGTCACAACTGAAAATGTGAAACTGGACTTCTCGAAAACGCAAGAATGGAAAGACAACAAAGTCGTCAAAACATTGACGTCCGGTGTTGAGTACTTGTTGAAGAAAAACAAAGTTGAAATCATCCGTGGGAATGCGTTCTTCAATGACGGAGAAACATTGCGTGTCTTCACTGAAGATGCAGCACAAACATATACTTTCAAAAATGCGATCATCGCTACTGGTAGCCGTCCGATCGAAATCAAAGGTTTCAAATTCGGCGGACGTGTCATCGATTCCACTGGCGGATTGAATTTGACTGAAGTTCCTAAAAAATTGGTCATCGTCGGTGGCGGTGTCATCGGCACTGAACTGGGCGGAGCATACGCCAACCTGGGCGCTGAAGTGACAATCCTTGAGGGATCTCCTCAAATTTTGCCGACATTCGAAAAAGATA contains these protein-coding regions:
- a CDS encoding 2-oxo acid dehydrogenase subunit E2 encodes the protein MSFKFKLPALGEGIMEGEIVSWSIKEGDTINEDDTLLEVQNDKSVEEIPSPVTGKVLKIVAPVGTVAVIGDVLVEIDAPGHEEEGSAAPAAATASAAAATASTGGLFQFKLPALGEGIMEGEIVSWPIKEGDMINEDDTLVEVQNDKSVEEIPSPVTGKVVRIVAPVGTVAVIGDVLVEIDAPGHNGPAAAAPKATAAPAAASNPPASTGVVAAAANPNKQVLAMPSVRQYAREKGIDITSVVPTGKGGRVLKEDIDNFSGVAPVAAKAVAPAVQAQASTQAAPVAAAAQATQAAAPAQPFTSNMGEAETRQKMSPTRKAIAKAMVNSKHTAPHVTLFDEVEVSKLWDHRKKFKDVAAAQGTKLTFLPYVVKALAATVRDFPILNASIDDAAQEIVLKNYINIGIATDTDNGLYVPNVKNADAKGMFKIADEINNMAAQAHDGKLAAADMRNGSVTISNIGSVGGGFFTPVINYPEVAILGVGTIAQQAIVNAEGELAVGRVMKLSLSFDHRIVDGATAQKAMNNIKRLLADPELLLMEG